In Campylobacter vicugnae, a genomic segment contains:
- a CDS encoding LysR family transcriptional regulator, producing the protein MIDFNKIYTFMTIVKEKSFSKASATLGLSQPAVTLQIKKLEETLQTTLLVRRKNGIVLTKEGDKFYKLCLKFEGAMFRFKEEAHRIKDEKFKISVATNLLIAHAILPFMLDKICDVINSDLDVKIVDTNNDLVSSLMDKRCDIIMTQERLYNDHLIFKKLFEYEIILVSNKVPNQKITPAKLSEFNFITDRTKAFLKGYFEQFGVNYDDLHTVYTLDGAIATRCAMLNNKSREYVAFLPKFLVKKSIANGTLFPIEIEGVNIIRPVFIAGLKENESILEKVSKISIDL; encoded by the coding sequence ATGATAGATTTTAATAAAATATATACATTTATGACAATTGTTAAAGAAAAGAGCTTTTCAAAAGCTTCAGCCACTTTAGGCCTTTCTCAGCCAGCTGTTACTTTGCAGATTAAAAAACTTGAAGAGACATTACAAACAACGCTATTAGTAAGGCGTAAAAACGGAATAGTTTTAACAAAAGAGGGGGATAAATTTTATAAATTATGTTTAAAATTTGAAGGAGCTATGTTTAGATTTAAAGAAGAAGCTCATAGAATAAAAGATGAAAAATTTAAAATCTCAGTTGCTACAAACTTACTTATAGCTCATGCTATTTTGCCATTTATGTTAGATAAAATTTGCGATGTTATAAATAGCGATTTAGATGTCAAAATAGTCGATACAAATAATGATCTAGTATCAAGTCTAATGGATAAAAGATGTGATATTATAATGACTCAAGAGAGATTATATAATGATCATTTGATATTTAAAAAGCTATTTGAGTATGAGATAATTTTAGTATCTAATAAAGTTCCAAATCAAAAAATAACCCCAGCAAAGCTTAGCGAATTTAACTTTATCACAGATAGAACGAAAGCATTTTTAAAAGGGTATTTTGAACAGTTTGGTGTAAATTATGATGATTTACACACTGTCTATACTCTTGATGGTGCTATAGCTACTAGGTGCGCAATGCTAAATAATAAATCTAGAGAGTATGTAGCGTTTTTGCCTAAATTTTTAGTGAAAAAATCAATTGCTAATGGCACTTTATTTCCAATAGAAATTGAAGGTGTTAATATTATCCGTCCAGTATTTATAGCAGGACTCAAAGAGAACGAGTCCATACTAGAAAAGGTTAGTAAAATATCTATTGACCTTTAA
- a CDS encoding HAD family hydrolase → MSKVIIFDMDGTLIDSAKAICETINYIRKGLNMPILANDDIIEIINNPNKNYMIEFYGVERISNNMMKIFEEEYQKNYFLHATIYNEALNLIEYCQDMNYKMAVASNAPNSSLKQILTNAKILDKFDMIVGASDTISCKPAPDMLNLIIDRLGNQATFIGDSYKDALAAKNANIPYINVIWGRDDKIQDAINCKTAKEVIEKIL, encoded by the coding sequence ATGAGTAAGGTTATTATCTTTGATATGGATGGCACGCTAATTGATAGTGCAAAAGCTATATGTGAGACTATCAACTACATAAGAAAAGGGCTTAATATGCCTATACTTGCCAACGATGATATCATCGAAATTATCAATAACCCAAATAAAAATTATATGATAGAGTTTTATGGTGTTGAAAGAATTAGCAATAATATGATGAAAATCTTTGAAGAGGAGTATCAAAAAAACTACTTTCTTCACGCTACAATATATAATGAAGCTCTAAATTTGATAGAGTATTGCCAAGATATGAACTATAAAATGGCAGTGGCTTCTAATGCGCCAAACTCGAGCTTAAAGCAGATATTAACAAACGCAAAAATATTAGATAAATTTGATATGATTGTAGGTGCTAGCGATACAATTTCATGCAAACCAGCCCCAGATATGCTAAATTTAATTATAGATAGATTAGGCAATCAAGCTACATTTATTGGTGATAGCTATAAAGATGCTCTAGCAGCTAAAAATGCAAATATACCATATATCAATGTTATTTGGGGAAGAGATGATAAAATCCAAGATGCTATAAACTGCAAAACAGCCAAAGAGGTAATAGAAAAAATCCTATAA
- the dsbD gene encoding protein-disulfide reductase DsbD translates to MKKLLYIFIFIASLAFSSVLEPKDAFKIGISGDNQSGIIAKFDIANGVYLYQDKIKIELDNSDITKLLNTPKAIKYDSYDIYRDLELFIPAGLVIGKNSFNIDIYYQGCSDDGFCYQPLKDSFEVKFDLNGKVIATLSQPSNLENSNPKQNNQNIQNEQSQIALNLENSSILWTISTFFVYGILLSFTPCIFPMIPILSGLIIAKGDSSAKNGFIISFVYVLAMSLTYALAGIAASMLGASIQGLLQTPVVLICFSVVFVTLALSMFGLFEFEMPKRVQNYLNNKSSKFGGMSGVIFMGIASALIVGPCVAAPLAGALLYIANSGDMIVGGVALFVMSFAMGLPLLAIGLGGGKILPKPGEWMVKIKILFGFIMLGMAVWIIKPIINDSLAMLGYGILGVILAVVFGAFDNANSTIQKVIKAISIIIFTISMVVIIDFAISKLAPNLKINSQISQTQNELKFEYVTNLKELKDIIKSSQTPLFVDFWASWCVNCTELENSIFTQKDIASKLKEFRLIKIDLSHNTKENKELMKEYKIFGPPVLLIFNKGELKSQITGLISADELLKRLNQI, encoded by the coding sequence ATGAAAAAGCTATTATATATATTCATTTTTATCGCATCTTTAGCTTTTAGTAGTGTATTAGAGCCAAAAGATGCATTTAAAATTGGCATTAGCGGAGATAATCAAAGTGGTATAATAGCTAAATTTGATATAGCAAATGGGGTTTATTTATATCAAGATAAGATAAAAATAGAGCTTGATAATAGCGATATTACAAAGCTTTTAAATACTCCTAAAGCTATAAAATATGATAGCTATGATATTTATAGAGATTTAGAGCTTTTCATCCCTGCTGGATTAGTAATTGGCAAAAATAGCTTTAATATAGATATATATTATCAAGGTTGTAGTGATGATGGATTTTGCTACCAACCTTTAAAAGATAGTTTTGAAGTTAAATTTGATTTAAATGGAAAGGTTATAGCTACATTAAGCCAGCCTTCAAATTTAGAAAATAGCAATCCAAAACAAAATAATCAAAATATACAAAATGAGCAATCTCAAATAGCTTTAAATTTAGAAAATAGCTCTATTTTATGGACTATAAGTACATTTTTTGTATATGGAATTTTACTCTCATTTACTCCGTGTATATTTCCTATGATTCCAATCCTATCAGGATTGATAATTGCTAAGGGTGATAGCAGTGCTAAAAATGGATTTATTATTAGCTTTGTCTATGTGCTTGCAATGAGTCTTACATATGCCTTAGCTGGTATAGCTGCTAGTATGCTTGGTGCTAGTATTCAAGGATTATTACAAACTCCAGTAGTGCTTATTTGCTTTAGTGTTGTTTTTGTAACGTTAGCACTTTCGATGTTTGGGCTGTTTGAATTTGAGATGCCAAAAAGAGTTCAAAACTACTTAAATAATAAAAGCTCAAAATTTGGTGGAATGAGCGGGGTGATATTTATGGGTATAGCCTCAGCTTTAATAGTTGGTCCATGCGTAGCTGCCCCTTTGGCTGGAGCTCTTTTATATATTGCAAATAGCGGTGATATGATTGTTGGAGGAGTAGCTCTTTTTGTTATGAGTTTTGCAATGGGCTTACCGCTTCTTGCTATTGGGCTTGGTGGTGGTAAGATTTTGCCAAAACCAGGTGAGTGGATGGTAAAAATCAAAATTTTATTTGGTTTTATTATGCTAGGTATGGCAGTTTGGATTATAAAACCGATCATTAATGATAGTCTTGCTATGCTAGGATATGGGATTTTAGGCGTAATCTTAGCCGTAGTTTTTGGTGCATTTGATAATGCAAACAGCACTATCCAAAAAGTAATTAAAGCTATATCTATAATAATCTTTACTATTAGTATGGTAGTTATAATTGATTTTGCTATCTCAAAATTAGCTCCAAATTTAAAAATAAATTCACAAATTAGTCAAACTCAAAATGAACTTAAATTTGAGTATGTAACTAATCTAAAAGAGTTAAAAGATATTATTAAATCTAGTCAAACTCCACTTTTTGTAGATTTTTGGGCAAGCTGGTGCGTTAATTGTACAGAGCTTGAAAATAGCATATTTACCCAAAAAGATATAGCAAGTAAATTAAAAGAGTTTAGATTAATAAAAATAGATCTAAGCCATAATACTAAAGAAAATAAAGAGCTAATGAAAGAGTATAAAATCTTTGGACCTCCGGTATTGTTAATATTTAACAAAGGTGAATTAAAATCCCAAATAACTGGATTAATAAGTGCTGATGAGCTACTAAAAAGATTGAATCAAATTTAA
- a CDS encoding rhodanese-like domain-containing protein, translating into MIKVLITMFFATTMALAKYISMDIDESIMNDKNIQIIDIRTSNEWQYGVLRGAILVNLTDNNGYYNEKFLDNIKSKIDPNKKIAIICRSGNRSQKASQILVDNGYKDVINLSGGMLLATQKGLDIVKP; encoded by the coding sequence ATGATAAAGGTATTAATAACAATGTTTTTTGCAACTACAATGGCGTTAGCCAAATATATCTCTATGGATATTGATGAGAGTATAATGAATGATAAAAATATACAAATCATTGATATTAGAACTTCAAATGAGTGGCAATATGGTGTTTTAAGAGGCGCAATTTTAGTAAATTTAACCGATAATAATGGTTATTATAATGAGAAATTTCTTGATAATATAAAGTCAAAAATAGATCCAAATAAAAAGATTGCCATCATTTGTCGCAGTGGTAACAGAAGCCAAAAAGCATCTCAAATCTTAGTCGATAATGGATATAAAGATGTAATAAATTTATCTGGTGGTATGCTTTTAGCTACGCAAAAAGGGCTAGATATAGTAAAACCATGA
- a CDS encoding acetolactate synthase large subunit, translating into MKKLNGSQMISEALKHEGVSVVFGYPGGAALNIYDETYKQEYFTHILTRHEQAALHAADGYARVSGKVGVAFVTSGPGFTNAITGLATAYADSIPLVLISGQVGLPLIGTDAFQEIDAVGISRPCVKHNFLVKSIEELPLILKQAFYIARSGRPGPVHVDIPKDVTAAIGDFEYPSEIKMQTYKPNVKGHPNQIKKACEAILASKKPIAYIGGGAVSSGASDEIRKFIQKTQIPAVETLMALGVLTPVNPLNLAMVGMHGSYAANMALSEADLIICLGARFDDRVTGKLSEFAKNAKIIHIDIDPSSIGKIVNVDYPIVGDLKNVMIELNDRLDINTDEFAKWREQIEIYKKLHPLNYKDSDEVLKPQWVIEKMGQMLPKESIIATDVGQHQMWVAQFFPFNRPRQLLTSGGLGTMGYGLPAAMGAAWASDAPVIAVSGDGGFLMNIQELMTLVANKKRVINIILNNNFLGMVRQWQTFFYDERYSNTDLSIQPDFVKICEGFGGKGFVATTKSEFESALTEALECESVSVIEVKIDRFENVLPMVPAGAAIYNMILE; encoded by the coding sequence ATGAAGAAGCTAAATGGCTCGCAGATGATAAGCGAAGCGCTAAAGCATGAAGGTGTTAGCGTTGTATTTGGCTATCCTGGTGGTGCAGCATTAAATATATATGATGAAACATATAAACAAGAGTATTTTACACATATCCTAACACGCCATGAACAAGCAGCCTTGCACGCAGCAGATGGTTATGCTAGAGTTAGCGGGAAAGTTGGTGTGGCATTTGTTACTAGTGGTCCAGGCTTTACAAACGCTATTACAGGTCTAGCTACTGCCTATGCCGATTCTATTCCATTAGTGCTTATTAGCGGTCAAGTAGGGCTACCATTAATAGGAACAGATGCATTTCAAGAGATTGATGCTGTAGGGATTTCTCGTCCGTGCGTTAAGCATAATTTTTTAGTTAAAAGTATTGAAGAGTTACCATTAATTTTAAAACAAGCATTTTATATAGCACGAAGTGGTCGCCCAGGCCCAGTGCATGTAGATATTCCAAAAGATGTTACAGCTGCAATAGGTGATTTTGAGTATCCTAGCGAGATTAAAATGCAGACATATAAGCCAAATGTAAAAGGCCATCCAAATCAGATTAAAAAGGCTTGCGAAGCTATCTTGGCTTCTAAAAAACCAATAGCATATATAGGCGGTGGTGCAGTAAGTAGCGGGGCTAGTGATGAGATTAGAAAATTTATACAAAAAACTCAAATTCCAGCCGTAGAAACCCTAATGGCACTTGGTGTTTTAACTCCAGTTAATCCTTTAAACCTTGCTATGGTAGGAATGCACGGTAGCTATGCGGCCAATATGGCACTAAGCGAAGCTGATCTAATCATATGCCTTGGAGCAAGATTTGATGATAGAGTTACTGGTAAGCTTAGTGAATTTGCTAAAAATGCTAAAATAATTCATATAGATATAGATCCTAGTAGCATTGGAAAGATTGTAAATGTAGATTATCCAATAGTTGGCGATCTTAAAAATGTAATGATTGAACTAAATGATAGATTAGATATTAATACAGATGAGTTTGCTAAGTGGAGAGAGCAGATTGAAATTTACAAAAAGCTTCACCCGCTTAATTATAAAGATAGCGATGAAGTGTTAAAACCACAATGGGTAATAGAAAAAATGGGGCAAATGCTACCTAAAGAGAGTATAATCGCTACTGATGTAGGACAACACCAGATGTGGGTAGCGCAATTTTTCCCATTTAATCGTCCTAGACAGCTTCTTACAAGTGGTGGATTAGGCACTATGGGCTATGGCTTACCAGCTGCTATGGGGGCTGCATGGGCTAGCGATGCACCAGTAATTGCAGTTAGTGGCGATGGTGGATTTTTGATGAATATTCAAGAGCTTATGACTTTAGTGGCTAATAAAAAACGCGTTATAAATATTATTTTAAATAATAATTTCTTAGGTATGGTTCGTCAATGGCAGACATTTTTTTATGATGAGAGATACTCTAATACAGATCTTAGCATTCAGCCTGATTTTGTCAAAATTTGTGAAGGATTTGGCGGTAAAGGCTTTGTAGCTACTACAAAATCTGAATTTGAGTCTGCTTTGACTGAAGCTTTAGAGTGTGAGAGCGTAAGCGTAATTGAGGTTAAGATAGATAGATTTGAAAATGTCTTGCCTATGGTTCCAGCTGGTGCTGCAATTTATAATATGATATTGGAGTAA
- a CDS encoding M3 family oligoendopeptidase — protein MIWDLSKFFASIDELDTFCLNLQKNANEFNFKFNKNLNSLKPNEFKTAISEYEQILADIGKIMSYAYLKFAKDTSQGAFLAKYEEICTKIEEQILFFEIEFNELDKDRQSSFIAINPKFSYYLENLAKNKAHQLSFLEERILLRTANTGASAFSRLFDESMARARFEFRGQSLKEEEILSKLSSDDRSVRKDAAYSLSKGLEPMQHLLTYIYNMIKTDLKNSCELRGYELGESSRHLSNQIEKASVDALIKASENSFDLVAKFYNKKRQILGYDKLYDYDRYAPLGGDEQISYEEAKEIVIDAFNSFNPLFGTLAKRAFDENWCDVYPDKNKQAGAFSHSASSDVHPFVLLNFTGRRRDLFTLAHELGHSIHQYLSYEVGYLNSHTPLTTAETASVFCEMLVFEYIKNTLPKEQKTALLAGKIEDIFATLYRQINFTTFERRVHAYDGEISSDELNQIWLEESKKMFGDSLELNEYYKIWWSYIPHFIHSPFYCYAYSYAQLLVLALFGLYKSGKCENFIEIYTKFLSLGGSKSPKELVAMFGFDIDDEKFWSVGIAQVANLVDEFIQGE, from the coding sequence ATGATATGGGATCTATCTAAATTTTTTGCTAGTATCGATGAGCTAGATACATTTTGTTTAAATTTACAAAAAAATGCCAATGAGTTTAATTTTAAATTTAATAAAAATCTAAACTCATTAAAGCCTAATGAATTTAAAACCGCAATAAGTGAATATGAGCAAATTTTAGCTGATATTGGTAAGATAATGAGCTATGCATATTTAAAATTTGCCAAAGATACAAGCCAAGGAGCCTTTTTGGCTAAATATGAAGAGATTTGCACTAAGATTGAAGAGCAAATTCTATTTTTTGAGATTGAATTTAATGAGCTTGATAAAGATAGACAATCTAGCTTTATAGCCATAAATCCTAAATTTAGCTACTACTTAGAAAATCTAGCTAAAAATAAAGCTCATCAATTAAGCTTTTTAGAAGAGAGAATTTTGCTAAGAACTGCAAATACTGGTGCTAGTGCATTTAGTAGATTGTTTGATGAGAGTATGGCTAGAGCTAGATTTGAGTTTCGTGGGCAAAGCTTAAAAGAAGAAGAGATTTTATCTAAGCTTAGCAGCGATGATAGAAGCGTTAGAAAAGATGCTGCATACTCACTAAGCAAAGGTTTAGAGCCGATGCAACACCTACTAACATACATATATAATATGATAAAAACAGATCTAAAAAATAGCTGTGAGTTACGCGGATATGAGCTAGGTGAATCAAGTAGACACCTAAGCAATCAAATAGAAAAAGCAAGCGTAGATGCGCTAATAAAAGCTAGTGAAAATAGCTTTGATCTAGTAGCTAAATTTTATAATAAAAAGCGTCAAATATTAGGTTATGATAAGCTATATGATTATGATAGATATGCTCCTTTAGGTGGCGATGAACAGATAAGTTATGAAGAGGCTAAAGAGATTGTAATTGATGCTTTTAATAGTTTTAATCCACTTTTTGGCACTTTGGCTAAGAGAGCTTTTGATGAGAATTGGTGCGATGTATATCCAGATAAAAATAAACAAGCTGGAGCATTTTCTCACTCTGCTAGTAGCGATGTGCATCCATTTGTACTTTTAAATTTCACAGGTAGGAGGCGTGATCTTTTTACTTTAGCACATGAACTAGGCCATAGCATACATCAATATCTTAGCTATGAAGTAGGCTATCTTAACTCACATACTCCGCTTACTACTGCTGAGACAGCTTCGGTATTTTGTGAGATGTTGGTTTTTGAATATATCAAAAACACTCTACCAAAAGAGCAAAAAACTGCCCTACTAGCTGGCAAGATAGAAGATATTTTTGCTACACTTTATAGACAGATTAATTTTACTACATTTGAAAGACGAGTTCATGCTTATGATGGTGAGATAAGTAGCGATGAGCTAAATCAAATTTGGCTAGAAGAGTCTAAAAAGATGTTTGGCGACTCTTTAGAATTAAATGAGTATTATAAAATTTGGTGGAGCTATATACCGCATTTTATCCACTCACCATTTTATTGCTATGCCTACTCATACGCTCAGCTTTTAGTGCTTGCTCTTTTTGGACTATATAAAAGTGGAAAATGTGAAAATTTTATAGAGATATATACTAAATTTTTATCTCTTGGTGGTAGCAAAAGCCCAAAAGAGCTTGTCGCTATGTTTGGATTTGATATTGATGATGAGAAGTTTTGGAGTGTTGGGATTGCTCAAGTAGCAAATTTGGTAGATGAGTTTATACAAGGAGAGTAA
- the sstT gene encoding serine/threonine transporter SstT yields the protein MIRHIAQRYKDGNLIIQILVGIVLGGILGFIAHSGNSFAVNLTDLAAILGSLFVGALKAVAPVLVFVLVSASIVLKEFGRANGMKNVIILYLIGTFLASLAAVCVSFIFPTALVLQNTSVAMSAAPSNIAVVLKDLVYKIVDNPLNAIATGNYIGILAWAIATGLALRHCSNKTKKVFKDISEAITRIVKFVIRLAPFGIFGLVSISVAQTGFAALGGYAKLLFVLVGTMLFVAFVINAIIAFIVTRKNPYPLIMTCIKESAITAFFTRSSAANIPVNMNLCKKLELNEDLYSISIPLGATINMAGAAVTIAVLSLSAVYTLGIEVGFWNALLLSIIAAIGACGASGVAGGSLMLIPLACSLFGISNDIAMQVVAIGFIIGVIQDSVETALNSSTDVLFTAIVSNNTKEV from the coding sequence ATGATTAGACATATTGCTCAGCGATATAAAGATGGGAATTTGATAATTCAAATTTTAGTTGGTATTGTTCTTGGTGGGATTTTAGGATTTATAGCTCATAGTGGTAATTCATTTGCTGTAAATTTAACTGATTTAGCAGCGATCTTAGGCTCTCTTTTTGTAGGTGCGCTAAAGGCAGTAGCACCAGTTTTAGTTTTTGTGTTAGTAAGTGCGTCTATAGTGCTTAAAGAATTTGGCCGTGCTAATGGAATGAAAAATGTGATAATATTATATCTAATTGGCACATTTTTAGCCTCTTTGGCCGCTGTGTGTGTTAGCTTTATCTTTCCTACTGCTTTAGTGTTGCAAAATACATCTGTAGCTATGAGCGCAGCACCTAGTAATATAGCAGTGGTATTAAAAGATTTAGTATATAAGATTGTAGATAATCCACTAAATGCTATTGCAACTGGTAATTATATTGGGATTTTAGCTTGGGCTATTGCAACTGGTTTGGCTCTTAGACATTGTAGCAATAAGACAAAAAAAGTATTTAAAGATATTAGTGAAGCAATTACAAGAATAGTTAAATTTGTAATTCGTCTAGCACCATTTGGTATTTTTGGCCTTGTAAGCATTAGCGTGGCTCAGACTGGATTTGCTGCACTTGGTGGATATGCAAAGCTTTTATTTGTTCTTGTAGGGACTATGCTATTTGTGGCTTTTGTGATAAATGCTATTATCGCTTTTATAGTTACTAGAAAAAATCCATATCCACTTATAATGACATGTATAAAAGAGAGTGCTATTACGGCATTTTTTACTAGAAGCAGTGCTGCAAATATCCCTGTAAATATGAATTTATGTAAAAAATTAGAACTAAATGAAGATCTATACTCTATCTCTATACCTCTTGGAGCTACTATCAATATGGCCGGTGCAGCTGTTACCATAGCTGTGCTTTCTCTTAGTGCAGTTTATACTTTAGGGATTGAAGTTGGATTTTGGAATGCATTATTACTTAGCATTATAGCAGCAATTGGAGCATGCGGTGCTAGCGGTGTAGCTGGTGGCTCGCTTATGCTTATTCCATTGGCATGTTCATTATTTGGAATTAGCAATGATATAGCTATGCAAGTTGTAGCTATAGGATTTATTATTGGAGTGATTCAAGACTCAGTAGAGACTGCACTAAATAGCTCTACAGATGTTTTATTTACTGCTATTGTATCAAATAACACTAAGGAAGTATGA
- the ilvN gene encoding acetolactate synthase small subunit — protein sequence MRRVISAIVLNEHGVLSRIVGLFSGRGYNIDSLTVAPIPQSEFSRVTITTSGDARVFEQIVKQLHKLIPTYKVIDDSGEYVEKEMALIKISLNEDFSGLDAILKSYNAIVANANEQYIIIMGCDNSARIDCFIKVMKKYNPIQIVRSGSVMMEV from the coding sequence ATGAGAAGAGTTATTTCAGCAATTGTATTAAATGAACATGGGGTTTTAAGCCGTATAGTTGGACTATTTTCTGGACGTGGATACAATATCGACTCTTTAACAGTAGCCCCAATACCACAAAGCGAGTTCTCTCGTGTAACAATTACTACTAGTGGAGATGCTAGAGTATTTGAGCAGATTGTCAAACAACTTCACAAACTAATACCTACATATAAAGTTATAGATGATAGTGGTGAGTATGTAGAAAAAGAGATGGCACTTATTAAAATATCCCTTAATGAAGATTTTAGCGGACTTGATGCGATACTAAAATCATATAACGCTATAGTTGCAAATGCCAATGAGCAATATATAATAATAATGGGTTGTGATAACTCAGCTAGGATTGATTGTTTTATTAAAGTTATGAAAAAATATAACCCAATTCAAATAGTCCGCAGTGGCTCAGTAATGATGGAAGTATAA
- the metK gene encoding methionine adenosyltransferase: MYLFTSEVVSPGHPDKCADIIADSIVDAILSQDSKARVASEVFVAGKHIVIGGEVNSSVNLSHQEYRSIVKSALAKIGYNGNPHFSKAQCLHPDDIEVDVFLNQQSPDINQGVDQSSGEIGAGDQGIMFGFASNETSNLMPAAITYARMICDRVYDYALKNPDKLGVDIKTQVTVDYGSKAKFEDCQPEKIHTIVVSAPSVESLKIEEVRALIKELIDDSGLPQNLYDKDKTIIYINPTGRYVNHSSLHDSGLTGRKLIVDSFGGYSPIGGGAQSSKDYTKVDRSGLYAARWIAKNIVAAGLAKKCIVQLSYAIGVAKPVSVSVDCMGTNINSDDDKLSEFVHDKFALTPKWITDKFGLDKPSKDTFLYADVAAKGQVGDPSYPWEQLDAIEIFKQI, translated from the coding sequence ATGTATCTATTTACAAGTGAAGTTGTAAGCCCAGGACATCCAGATAAGTGTGCTGATATCATAGCTGATAGCATTGTTGATGCGATACTTTCACAAGATTCAAAAGCAAGAGTAGCTAGTGAGGTTTTTGTCGCTGGAAAGCATATTGTAATTGGCGGCGAAGTCAACTCAAGTGTAAATTTAAGCCACCAAGAGTATAGATCTATAGTAAAATCAGCCTTAGCAAAGATAGGCTATAATGGTAATCCACACTTTAGCAAAGCCCAATGTCTCCATCCAGATGATATTGAAGTAGATGTATTTTTAAACCAGCAAAGCCCAGATATCAATCAAGGCGTAGATCAAAGCAGTGGTGAAATTGGCGCTGGAGATCAAGGAATTATGTTTGGTTTTGCATCAAATGAGACAAGTAACCTTATGCCAGCAGCAATCACATACGCTAGAATGATTTGTGATAGAGTTTATGATTATGCACTTAAAAATCCTGATAAATTAGGCGTAGATATTAAAACTCAAGTTACAGTTGATTATGGTAGCAAAGCAAAATTTGAAGATTGTCAGCCAGAAAAAATTCACACAATAGTAGTCTCAGCCCCAAGTGTAGAAAGCTTGAAAATAGAAGAGGTTAGGGCGCTTATTAAAGAGCTTATAGATGATTCAGGATTACCACAAAATCTATATGATAAAGATAAAACCATAATCTATATAAATCCAACGGGCAGATATGTAAATCATAGCTCACTTCACGATAGCGGTCTAACAGGTAGAAAATTAATAGTAGATAGCTTTGGTGGATACTCGCCAATAGGTGGTGGCGCACAAAGTAGCAAAGATTATACAAAAGTAGATAGAAGCGGTCTATATGCAGCTAGATGGATAGCTAAAAATATTGTTGCAGCAGGCTTAGCTAAAAAGTGTATAGTTCAACTAAGCTATGCTATAGGCGTAGCAAAGCCAGTTAGCGTAAGCGTGGATTGTATGGGAACAAATATAAATAGTGATGATGATAAATTGTCTGAGTTTGTACATGATAAATTTGCTCTAACTCCAAAATGGATAACAGATAAATTTGGCCTAGATAAACCTAGCAAAGATACATTTTTATACGCTGATGTAGCGGCTAAAGGGCAAGTTGGCGACCCTAGCTATCCATGGGAACAGCTAGATGCTATAGAGATATTTAAGCAAATTTAA